Part of the Bubalus bubalis isolate 160015118507 breed Murrah chromosome 9, NDDB_SH_1, whole genome shotgun sequence genome is shown below.
CCACACACACAGTTAGGCCCAGCAAAAAGCCAAGCATAGAACGCCTCAATAACTCTTCTTGGTGGAACCAAAGCCAGAGAAGCCCATCACAGCTGCCATTTCATCATCCTCCTCAAATGTCAAGTCCTCCTCAgccctccttttcttctccttctgcttctctttcttgtAGGCTTTGGCCTTTTCCTCCTAGAGGGGAAATCACTCAGAATCAGTTCAGACTCCCGAGCAAACCTTGCTGAAAGAGATAGGTGAGCGTCCTTTCCatctttagaagaaaaatatagacaAGTTAAAATTTCAAGagcagaggaaaaaccatagtaaaGACTGTAAGGGACAAGAAAGAGAAGTTTCAGCTGGTGGAAAGCATTTCTCAATCCTACATCCCAGTTCATCTCAAGCTCACAAAAAGGTGATGGGAGAAAAGCCACAGGGCATACGGTGTAAGCCAGGAGATGGTCTAAGTGCTTCATGTATATTACATACTAAGATCTCTaatatgaggaaacagaggtacTGAGAGGTTATATAGCTTGTCCAAGATTCACAGCCAGTAAGTGGAGGAAACAGAATTCTGACCCAGTCAGCCTGGTTCCACAGGCCTAATGGAGACTAGGTGCACTTAATTCATAACTCaggtagtaaaaagaaaaaaaaaaagtatggccCAGAAAGTTTAGAGAAAAAGGACAGGTTTAGAGCCATTTCCTTCAGATTATGAGAGTCCCAAACAAGGGCAATAAATGTTTCCCTTACTGTATAGGAGTTCAGGAGATACAATTCTCCTCTGGGAGTAGGAGTGGAATGAGGAAAAGAGCCTCCTCATGattcataacataaaatttaaagctgaaggagaagggagagaaggataGTAGAGCCTACCTCTTCTCTGAGTTCTTTCATCCTTTCCTCAAAATCATaatccttctgcttctcttccatCTTCTTCTTGTTTACTTCAAAACGTTTCTTCACCTGATCCAAGGTAGAACGTTCCACACGCATAGACATGCCCAGGTTTCGCTGATCTGGGTAGGGTTAATAGAAAAAAAGGTAAGGTTCTTAAAACTTCCTAAGTCCCtcaaaaagtcttttccaactcaTAAAACATGCAGTAAAAAATATTAGGACTAAAAAAAACATCTTGGCAGCAGCCCCCAATAACAAGATAAAGCAGCTTTCAACTACTCTTACTGAGAAAATACACACCAATAGGGACAGTTGGGCCCAGGAGAAAACCATGTTTTGGACTTGTTGAGAGTCTAAAACAGGTTTTCATCTCATGGACTCCAGGAACATTAAATAATGAAGTAAAGAATGGCCTGTGCTGAAGGAACTAGAGAACGCCCCAGACGTAAAAAAGAGGCTCAATAGAAACTACCCTCTCCCTTACCCCATCACCAAAATTCAATCTCAGCCTCAATCACAAACTACCTCCAAGCCTTACGTTTCTTTCCATTAATGTGATCCAGGAAGTTAATGGAGTCTTTCACCACACAGTCACAGACATTGCAGTAGTAcctggaaaacagaaagaaacaacaCTAGTTTCAAATCTGATTATAAAGATTTTATCGTTTTCAGCCAAGAAACTGATCATTTTTAGGTAAAAATTCTTTTTAGAGGAGACACTTCTCATTTCCACAAAGCCTTTGCTCTTGGAGGAGTGTGGCTTCCAACCTCCAAGATGGCCCCACAATGATGCCACCTGTATTCCTACTCTATATAGGCCCTTCCCAATGTGTACCAGGGTTAGTCCATGTGATCAATAGACTATATCAAAAGTGATGCTATGTCACTTCCAAgattaggtttttttaaaaaacatgcattCTGCTTAGTCTGTTCATGTAGATGATC
Proteins encoded:
- the ZMAT2 gene encoding zinc finger matrin-type protein 2 — encoded protein: MASGSGTKNLDFRRKWDKDEYEKLAEKRLTEEREKKDGKPVQPVKRELLRHRDYKVDLESKLGKTIVITKTTPQSEMGGYYCNVCDCVVKDSINFLDHINGKKHQRNLGMSMRVERSTLDQVKKRFEVNKKKMEEKQKDYDFEERMKELREEEEKAKAYKKEKQKEKKRRAEEDLTFEEDDEMAAVMGFSGFGSTKKSY